The Streptomyces sp. NBC_01275 genome has a segment encoding these proteins:
- a CDS encoding IS5 family transposase → MLVYPSGVDVSSSALRFLAARLRKHRHALGTRWRRLSAGRQALLTLTHLRNGQPYAQLAAGFGIGTTTAYRYISEAVELLAALAPTLAEAVRAASTKAYLILDGTLLPIDRIAADRPFYSGKHKKHGMNVQVIADPKGRLLWASPALAGAVHDVRAAREHGIIDALAQAGINCWADKGYQGAGGTVRLPYRGRWEKLSAGQQAVNRSHAKVRALVEQAIATLKSWRLLRKLRCSTTRITSLVQAVLTLHLASSD, encoded by the coding sequence ATGCTCGTCTACCCGTCCGGCGTCGACGTGTCCAGCTCTGCCCTCCGCTTCCTCGCCGCCCGTTTGAGGAAACACCGCCACGCTCTCGGAACCCGGTGGCGGCGCCTGAGCGCGGGCCGACAAGCCCTGCTCACTCTCACGCACCTCCGTAACGGCCAGCCCTACGCCCAGCTCGCGGCCGGTTTCGGGATCGGCACCACCACCGCCTACCGGTACATCAGCGAAGCAGTGGAACTCCTGGCCGCCCTTGCCCCCACGCTCGCCGAAGCAGTACGGGCTGCGTCGACGAAGGCGTACCTGATCCTGGACGGGACGCTTCTGCCGATCGACAGGATCGCCGCCGACCGGCCTTTCTACTCGGGCAAACATAAGAAGCACGGCATGAACGTGCAGGTCATAGCCGACCCGAAGGGTCGTCTCCTGTGGGCTTCGCCAGCCCTGGCCGGTGCCGTCCATGACGTCAGGGCCGCACGCGAACACGGCATCATCGACGCTCTCGCCCAGGCCGGCATCAACTGCTGGGCGGACAAGGGTTATCAGGGCGCGGGTGGCACGGTCCGCCTGCCTTACCGCGGCCGATGGGAGAAGCTGTCCGCCGGTCAGCAGGCCGTCAACCGGTCCCATGCGAAGGTGCGGGCACTGGTCGAACAAGCCATCGCCACCCTCAAGTCCTGGCGGCTCTTGCGCAAGCTCCGCTGCTCGACGACCCGAATCACGAGCCTCGTCCAGGCTGTCCTCACCCTTCATCTGGCCAGCTCAGACTGA
- a CDS encoding RICIN domain-containing protein, with product MKIQNRITVLAATLLSCAGMVTLATGASAAVPTPDSTAGVSARVTAAAAASSYHTIKNMAYSQCVDAPGGVLNVRLQLATCNGSSTQNWAFVSTGSADTYYLVNQASGYCAEVNNGTSVPGEAVDEYLCDGLASEQWVETAVIVDQKIGAKFRHVGTNLCLDTVGGAGSQLMQWSCDDAHPAAAQVWIVS from the coding sequence ATGAAGATCCAGAACAGGATCACCGTCCTGGCGGCGACGCTTCTGAGCTGCGCGGGCATGGTCACGTTGGCGACGGGAGCGAGTGCCGCCGTGCCGACGCCGGACTCTACGGCGGGAGTGTCCGCCCGTGTCACGGCCGCCGCTGCCGCGAGCAGCTATCACACGATCAAGAACATGGCCTACAGCCAATGCGTGGACGCGCCCGGCGGGGTGCTCAACGTCAGACTTCAGCTGGCCACCTGCAACGGCTCCAGCACGCAGAACTGGGCGTTTGTGTCGACCGGTTCGGCGGACACCTACTACCTGGTGAATCAGGCGAGCGGGTACTGCGCCGAGGTCAACAACGGCACTAGCGTTCCGGGCGAGGCCGTCGACGAGTACCTCTGTGACGGGCTGGCGTCGGAACAGTGGGTCGAGACCGCCGTGATCGTCGACCAGAAGATCGGCGCGAAGTTCAGGCACGTGGGCACCAATCTGTGCCTCGACACGGTCGGCGGTGCCGGCAGCCAGCTCATGCAGTGGAGTTGCGACGACGCACACCCGGCGGCGGCCCAGGTCTGGATCGTGAGTTAG
- a CDS encoding peptidase inhibitor family I36 protein: protein MAALAGNLVALPTEAQAAWKCPDGYFCMYENSNYTGSVAVIPEVNEKMSGYTGGIANLRNAHFTNGKIVDDAVSSVVNNTSQNIFFYSDHDYNSSSGENPYVWGPTVIRPHQGWPTMNALENDNIGSISVGQKHYCGHVNFHGWKCGAWISDRN, encoded by the coding sequence ATGGCAGCTCTGGCCGGAAATCTAGTGGCACTTCCAACGGAGGCCCAGGCTGCATGGAAGTGTCCAGACGGCTACTTCTGCATGTACGAGAATTCTAATTACACGGGATCGGTCGCAGTTATCCCAGAAGTTAACGAGAAGATGAGTGGTTACACTGGAGGTATCGCTAACCTTCGTAACGCTCATTTCACTAATGGGAAGATCGTGGACGATGCTGTATCGTCTGTCGTAAACAACACAAGCCAGAATATTTTCTTCTATTCGGATCACGACTATAACAGCTCTAGTGGCGAAAACCCCTATGTGTGGGGGCCGACCGTTATTCGTCCACACCAGGGTTGGCCGACTATGAATGCTCTCGAGAATGACAATATTGGATCCATCAGCGTAGGTCAGAAGCACTACTGCGGACACGTGAACTTCCATGGGTGGAAGTGTGGCGCGTGGATATCTGATCGAAACTGA
- a CDS encoding RNA polymerase sigma factor, whose amino-acid sequence MVELLARGAPSDGELVRAAQAGEVGCLGLLLARHRAGMYAVALAMLGHVADAEDAVQEAAITALRRIGDVRDPHAFGPWMRMIVRNTCRAQLRKTSAVPMAELSGTAAMDRTDGPPDPAEVLERHALRDWVWTALEELTPGLRLVTMLRYFTDVTAYEDIAALCAIPVGTVRSRLSQARLKLTESLLSSADRVHGDATARTALHRGLAEEAMASAQRGAFVPAVSEQWMPQAEVTWPTGKLTALGYFNGAFERDLSDGVRQKVVDVVASRDVVIWEAALLSPPENPLHCPPGIVWVHFLEGGRVSKLRLFHQRRH is encoded by the coding sequence GTGGTCGAACTCCTGGCACGTGGAGCGCCGTCGGACGGCGAGCTGGTGCGCGCGGCGCAGGCGGGCGAGGTGGGGTGCCTCGGGCTCCTTCTCGCCCGGCATCGAGCGGGCATGTATGCCGTCGCGTTGGCGATGCTTGGTCACGTCGCGGATGCCGAGGACGCCGTACAGGAGGCGGCGATCACCGCGCTGCGCCGCATCGGCGACGTCCGGGACCCGCATGCGTTCGGCCCATGGATGCGGATGATCGTGCGCAACACGTGCCGCGCCCAACTGCGCAAGACGTCTGCCGTTCCTATGGCCGAACTCTCAGGCACCGCTGCGATGGACCGGACGGATGGTCCGCCCGACCCCGCGGAGGTGCTCGAACGGCACGCTTTGCGGGACTGGGTATGGACGGCCCTGGAGGAGTTGACGCCTGGGCTGCGGCTGGTGACGATGCTGCGCTACTTCACCGACGTCACGGCTTACGAGGACATCGCAGCGCTGTGTGCCATACCGGTCGGCACGGTGCGTAGTCGACTCAGCCAGGCACGTCTGAAGTTGACGGAGTCGTTGCTGAGTTCGGCCGACCGCGTGCACGGTGACGCTACGGCGCGGACCGCACTGCACCGCGGGTTGGCCGAGGAGGCTATGGCGTCCGCCCAGCGCGGCGCATTCGTCCCGGCGGTGTCCGAACAATGGATGCCGCAGGCGGAGGTGACCTGGCCGACCGGCAAACTCACGGCTCTCGGGTATTTCAACGGTGCGTTCGAGCGTGACCTGTCCGACGGCGTGCGCCAGAAGGTGGTGGACGTAGTGGCTAGCCGTGACGTCGTCATCTGGGAGGCCGCCCTGCTCAGTCCGCCAGAGAACCCGTTGCACTGTCCGCCTGGCATCGTGTGGGTCCACTTCTTGGAAGGGGGCCGCGTCAGCAAGCTGAGGCTGTTCCATCAGCGCCGCCATTGA
- a CDS encoding alpha/beta fold hydrolase — MNSIDHVLNGEAQTIVDGIRQVYRVVGDGPLCLVHSGGPGVHPGYLRMPALEKHLTMIYLDPVGAGDSDLLPDGDYSMSRYAYFAEAVLDDIGASTAYFLGHSHGGFVALQLGIDHPDRVEGLILYDTAPISGQELTDTATKEMAAFVERWPDRPEAAAAVRIWDAAVVSHTLEITDDESHRRFLEGILPAYFADYRKTVERVGALDLQVTHDPDRRTVDWDVRGQLETINVPTLVIVGSHDFICPTRYAYEMAAALPDARICEMFESGHFAHIEEPDVFADAVLDFVRTEQFVGEGAKAGMQA; from the coding sequence ATGAACTCAATCGATCACGTCCTCAACGGTGAGGCGCAGACCATCGTCGACGGTATCCGCCAGGTGTACCGGGTTGTCGGTGATGGCCCCTTGTGCCTTGTCCACTCCGGTGGCCCGGGCGTTCACCCCGGGTATCTGCGCATGCCTGCTCTGGAAAAGCACTTGACCATGATCTACCTGGATCCCGTTGGAGCAGGCGACAGCGACCTGCTGCCGGACGGGGATTACTCCATGTCACGCTACGCCTACTTCGCCGAGGCGGTACTCGACGACATCGGCGCCTCAACGGCGTACTTCCTCGGTCATTCTCACGGCGGCTTCGTGGCCCTCCAACTGGGCATCGATCACCCGGACCGTGTCGAGGGCCTGATCCTCTACGACACCGCACCTATAAGTGGGCAGGAACTGACGGACACAGCGACCAAGGAGATGGCAGCCTTCGTCGAGCGCTGGCCGGACCGACCCGAGGCGGCCGCGGCGGTCCGGATCTGGGACGCGGCCGTCGTGTCGCACACCCTGGAGATCACCGACGACGAGTCGCACCGCCGGTTTCTGGAAGGCATCCTGCCCGCATACTTCGCTGACTACCGCAAGACGGTCGAGCGGGTCGGCGCGCTCGACCTCCAGGTAACCCACGATCCCGACCGGCGAACGGTCGACTGGGACGTACGCGGCCAACTCGAAACGATCAACGTGCCGACCTTGGTGATCGTCGGCAGCCACGACTTCATCTGCCCGACCCGCTACGCGTACGAGATGGCTGCCGCGCTGCCGGATGCTCGGATATGCGAAATGTTCGAAAGTGGGCATTTTGCGCATATTGAAGAACCGGACGTCTTCGCCGATGCAGTGCTGGACTTCGTTCGCACCGAGCAGTTCGTGGGCGAGGGCGCCAAGGCAGGGATGCAGGCATGA
- a CDS encoding GNAT family N-acetyltransferase → MMSTVPVGLAEQTEIRAYVDFMTGAPVPVRESLGINSLTVGPASALAVREDASGFFTRAGGFDARENVTEDVVDQVSDFYRRQGVSQGAFMIAPSLLPPDWASTAAKWKLTEGGRHAKLWCEADLAAKSAGALLALDPGLSVGLVEPHQAHEWATVMMTTFGFGTPGMIDTAASCVGRPNWRQYAVWEGERIIAVGSVFLNGRCADMFGGATLPEGRGRGAQSALLAARARAARAAGCRWLVAETGAERPGSHNTSLHNMIRIGFEPLYERATWLWHA, encoded by the coding sequence ATGATGAGCACCGTTCCGGTCGGCCTGGCCGAGCAGACTGAGATCCGAGCCTATGTCGACTTCATGACCGGCGCTCCGGTGCCCGTACGCGAGTCCTTGGGCATCAACTCGCTAACCGTCGGCCCGGCGTCGGCGCTGGCGGTGCGCGAGGATGCGAGCGGCTTTTTCACTCGGGCCGGCGGATTCGATGCTCGTGAGAATGTCACCGAGGACGTCGTGGATCAGGTGAGCGACTTCTACCGTCGACAGGGCGTCTCCCAGGGCGCGTTCATGATTGCGCCGTCCCTGCTGCCACCTGACTGGGCCTCGACAGCCGCGAAGTGGAAACTTACCGAAGGCGGCAGGCACGCCAAACTGTGGTGCGAGGCTGACCTCGCGGCGAAATCCGCCGGGGCCCTCCTCGCGCTGGACCCGGGCCTGAGCGTCGGCCTCGTCGAGCCTCACCAGGCACACGAGTGGGCCACGGTCATGATGACCACGTTCGGGTTCGGCACACCAGGCATGATCGACACTGCTGCATCTTGCGTGGGCAGACCGAACTGGCGGCAGTACGCCGTCTGGGAGGGCGAGCGCATCATTGCGGTCGGGAGTGTCTTCCTCAACGGACGATGCGCTGACATGTTCGGGGGAGCCACACTCCCCGAAGGACGAGGCCGAGGTGCCCAGTCGGCGTTGCTCGCGGCCCGCGCCCGGGCGGCCCGGGCTGCCGGCTGCCGATGGCTCGTGGCCGAGACTGGCGCGGAACGCCCTGGCTCCCACAACACTTCACTCCACAACATGATCCGCATCGGTTTCGAGCCGCTCTACGAGCGGGCCACCTGGCTCTGGCACGCATAG
- a CDS encoding helix-turn-helix domain-containing protein, translating to MHQYSRLSDAHVSSPSGISYPKEYRVDLNLTPEQTRDPETLLPGERSPFSHLTRLSIPPSQSQRGFRFRATGHLWQDLSSIKIVCDSINGISGRNDRGDPIIADFVMAGRMDFTQGGQKFSVLPGQVFIRDAKMPWRFHCAPATTMHMVSIPRHLVLSRIGSSVNSARALLLNFTDPKIMLLKNLLTSIDDLPADSQSSSPFHVMTQEICVTILASILLESAKSITGRSQWDISDRAKEAIENDIGNADLSPVVIAASIGVSVRTLHRAFSAANDSMMAFVRRTRLQLAHDDLVGSAHGGVSEIAARWHFSDASHFIKHFKSTYGATPAVYLRRVKSRQGDL from the coding sequence GTGCACCAGTACAGCCGCCTCTCAGATGCCCATGTCAGCTCGCCCTCAGGTATCAGCTATCCCAAAGAGTATCGAGTTGACCTGAATTTGACGCCGGAGCAGACCCGCGATCCTGAAACGCTTCTGCCGGGTGAAAGGAGCCCATTTTCTCACCTTACGCGACTGTCTATCCCTCCATCGCAATCCCAGCGCGGGTTTCGCTTTAGAGCCACTGGTCATCTCTGGCAAGATTTGTCCTCGATCAAAATAGTTTGTGACTCGATAAATGGCATATCGGGGCGAAACGACAGAGGTGATCCAATCATCGCCGATTTCGTCATGGCGGGGCGTATGGACTTCACCCAGGGGGGCCAAAAGTTCAGCGTATTACCAGGGCAAGTCTTTATTAGAGACGCTAAAATGCCCTGGAGGTTCCATTGCGCACCGGCGACGACTATGCACATGGTCTCAATTCCGCGGCACCTCGTGTTGTCGCGTATAGGATCGTCCGTGAATTCGGCACGAGCATTGCTGCTCAATTTCACGGATCCAAAAATTATGCTGCTCAAGAATCTCCTGACATCCATTGACGACTTGCCCGCTGATTCGCAATCGTCATCCCCGTTCCATGTCATGACTCAAGAAATTTGCGTCACCATTTTGGCGAGCATCCTGCTTGAAAGTGCCAAGTCAATTACAGGGCGTAGCCAGTGGGACATTTCAGATAGGGCAAAGGAGGCAATAGAGAACGATATCGGAAATGCTGATCTTTCACCTGTGGTGATCGCTGCTTCCATCGGGGTCTCTGTCCGTACCCTTCATAGAGCATTCTCAGCAGCAAATGATTCCATGATGGCATTCGTTCGCCGCACTCGCCTTCAGCTAGCCCATGACGATCTGGTCGGATCTGCACATGGCGGAGTCAGCGAAATTGCCGCGCGATGGCATTTTTCCGACGCAAGTCATTTCATTAAGCATTTTAAGTCCACCTACGGAGCGACGCCGGCGGTATATCTCAGACGGGTCAAGTCGAGACAAGGAGATCTCTAG
- a CDS encoding DUF2283 domain-containing protein: MTDVRVTYDTTVNAAYVCLTEPQARVKSTRMYPCDPVDVDGMINLDFDEQGRLIGIEVLAASSKLPECLLQSAERLDTEGA; this comes from the coding sequence ATGACAGACGTCAGAGTCACCTACGACACGACGGTGAACGCAGCGTACGTATGCCTCACCGAACCGCAGGCCCGCGTGAAGTCCACGCGCATGTATCCCTGCGATCCAGTGGACGTCGACGGCATGATCAACCTCGACTTCGACGAGCAGGGCCGCCTCATCGGAATCGAGGTGTTGGCGGCCAGTTCAAAACTGCCCGAGTGCCTGCTCCAGTCCGCGGAGCGACTGGACACCGAAGGTGCATGA